The following coding sequences are from one Neosynechococcus sphagnicola sy1 window:
- the infB gene encoding translation initiation factor IF-2 yields MPVAPGQSTPSKVVNRQEPGSSPGTTFQPASLSSRPVLKRSRGDQAPSDGLRPTEGTAGTAEPRRLPSRPQASDGTTEERSKPQLTTELPRPRLVRPNLQTDTERGEGSQHLAGEGRRVASPSRGGLSSAPTGLEAAPTVQDLKRPTPPRLAKRGKGWEEEEVDETPDFAEKAAKVSTKAKRRLQPLDEIDIDDIENIEDIEDLEDLDDTQDQGFREEEGVDPAQVSLSIARPPKPKGRPGQARLASAGAALITPKGRKSGGGDDGDRGRRRRDRRGQDATVERPERLILTGSLTVQELASVMMVPEATIIKTLFFKGIAANINQTLDMPTATMLAQELGMVVETPEREAAARKVTEMIDAGDLESLQRRPPVVTIMGHVDHGKTTLLDSIRKTKVAQGEAGGITQHIGAYHVDVTHEGKMQQVVFLDTPGHEAFTAMRARGARVTDIAVLVVAADDGVQPQTIEAISHAKAAEVPMVIAINKIDKPDSQPDRVKQELTEFGLVPEEWGGDTVMVAVSAITGENLDALLEMILLVAEVEDLYANPDRAARGTVIEAHLDKAKGAVATLLIQNGTLRVGDILVAGSALGKVRAMVDDRGHRVEAALPSFAVEVLGLGDVPAAGDEFEVFKDEKEARAIATARTDQQRQSRLQQALTSRRVTLNTLSARAQEGELKELNLIVKADVQGSLEAILGALKQLPQNEVQLRVLFAAPGEVTETDVDLAAASDAVIIGFNTTLASGSRQASDRTGVDIREYNIIYKLLDDIQGAMEGLLDPELVEEALGQAEVRAVFPVGRGAVAGCYILSGKVIRNCKVRVHRGGNKVFEGILDSLKRMKEDAREVNAGYECGIGIDNFKDWVEGDTIEAFRMVSKRRTLSPA; encoded by the coding sequence GCCCAGTCGGCCCCAAGCATCCGACGGCACCACGGAAGAGCGCTCCAAGCCGCAGTTAACGACTGAACTCCCCCGGCCGAGATTAGTGCGTCCCAACCTCCAAACGGACACCGAACGGGGTGAGGGATCTCAACATCTGGCTGGGGAAGGCAGGCGGGTTGCCAGTCCCAGTCGGGGAGGGCTATCCTCCGCGCCAACGGGTCTTGAGGCAGCTCCCACCGTCCAGGATTTGAAGCGTCCTACCCCTCCCCGATTGGCGAAGCGGGGTAAGGGTTGGGAAGAAGAAGAAGTCGATGAGACGCCAGATTTCGCTGAAAAAGCTGCCAAGGTTAGCACCAAGGCGAAGCGACGGCTACAACCGTTGGACGAGATTGACATTGATGATATTGAAAATATCGAGGATATTGAAGATCTCGAAGATCTCGATGACACTCAAGATCAAGGCTTCCGAGAAGAAGAAGGAGTTGACCCTGCCCAAGTCAGTCTGTCGATTGCCCGACCTCCCAAGCCTAAAGGACGACCAGGACAGGCTAGACTCGCCTCAGCGGGTGCAGCCTTAATCACGCCCAAGGGCAGAAAATCCGGGGGTGGGGACGATGGCGACCGGGGACGACGACGACGCGATCGCCGGGGTCAGGATGCGACGGTTGAGCGTCCTGAGCGGCTGATCCTCACCGGTAGCTTAACTGTGCAGGAACTTGCTTCGGTGATGATGGTTCCTGAGGCAACGATTATTAAGACCCTCTTCTTCAAGGGGATTGCGGCCAATATTAACCAAACCCTCGATATGCCAACTGCAACGATGTTGGCTCAGGAATTGGGGATGGTGGTCGAGACACCGGAGCGAGAAGCCGCTGCCCGCAAGGTCACGGAGATGATCGATGCCGGAGACCTAGAAAGTCTGCAGCGGCGGCCGCCAGTGGTCACCATTATGGGTCACGTCGATCACGGTAAAACCACGCTCCTAGATTCCATCCGCAAGACAAAGGTTGCCCAAGGTGAGGCGGGCGGAATCACCCAGCACATTGGTGCCTACCATGTGGATGTCACCCACGAAGGCAAGATGCAGCAAGTGGTGTTTCTGGATACTCCTGGCCACGAGGCATTCACGGCAATGCGGGCAAGAGGGGCACGGGTTACCGATATTGCGGTGTTAGTCGTCGCAGCCGATGACGGTGTGCAGCCACAGACCATTGAGGCAATCAGTCACGCCAAGGCGGCGGAAGTGCCCATGGTGATTGCAATTAACAAGATTGATAAACCAGACTCCCAGCCTGATCGGGTGAAGCAAGAACTCACAGAGTTTGGCTTGGTTCCAGAGGAGTGGGGTGGTGATACCGTCATGGTGGCCGTGAGTGCAATCACTGGTGAGAACCTGGATGCACTTCTGGAAATGATCTTGCTGGTGGCGGAAGTGGAAGACCTCTATGCTAATCCTGATCGTGCCGCCCGGGGAACCGTGATTGAAGCTCACCTCGACAAGGCGAAGGGGGCGGTGGCAACCTTGTTGATTCAGAATGGGACGCTCCGAGTTGGCGATATCCTGGTAGCCGGATCTGCCCTTGGAAAGGTGCGAGCCATGGTCGATGATCGGGGCCATCGGGTGGAAGCGGCTCTCCCATCCTTTGCCGTCGAAGTTCTGGGTCTAGGAGACGTCCCTGCCGCAGGGGATGAGTTTGAGGTGTTTAAGGATGAGAAGGAAGCGCGGGCGATCGCGACTGCTCGCACCGATCAACAGCGGCAATCTCGTCTGCAACAGGCCTTGACCTCTCGCCGTGTTACTCTAAACACGCTTTCAGCCCGGGCTCAAGAAGGGGAACTTAAGGAACTCAACCTGATTGTCAAAGCCGATGTGCAAGGTTCCCTGGAAGCAATTCTAGGAGCGCTGAAGCAACTGCCCCAGAACGAGGTGCAGCTGCGAGTTCTGTTTGCAGCACCGGGAGAAGTCACTGAAACCGATGTGGATCTGGCAGCAGCCAGTGATGCCGTGATTATTGGCTTCAACACCACCCTCGCCAGTGGCTCCCGTCAAGCATCGGATCGTACCGGGGTGGATATTCGGGAGTACAACATCATTTACAAGCTCCTAGATGACATCCAGGGAGCAATGGAAGGCTTACTCGATCCAGAGTTGGTTGAAGAAGCTTTGGGTCAGGCAGAGGTGCGAGCGGTCTTCCCTGTAGGTCGCGGTGCCGTTGCTGGTTGCTATATCCTGTCTGGTAAAGTGATTCGTAACTGTAAAGTTCGGGTGCATCGTGGGGGCAACAAGGTCTTTGAAGGTATCCTAGATTCCCTCAAACGGATGAAGGAAGATGCTCGTGAGGTCAATGCTGGCTATGAGTGTGGGATTGGCATTGACAATTTCAAAGACTGGGTGGAGGGGGATACCATTGAGGCCTTCCGCATGGTCAGCAAACGTCGTACCCTCTCCCCCGCCTGA
- a CDS encoding low-complexity tail membrane protein, whose protein sequence is MRSFWSDPYLSIHAAGLALLPISLEVCVLAMAAGEPQLPWLEFLLIATAGIGPVLWMQWFRPFYIFSVLFIALRPEVLTLDQRRVLTRMKAPNHRGWVVLVAIALGMGLWPLYRSAAIAADLTPLPPAWRILGVFIAGLAFLGSNLFLQVPVAVLRVLLLKDTEFTATPPYALEQIAQDFTIPGWGVNQIVPPWTTGVNVPAGIFSAAESQPQPSVSELPSAQEPD, encoded by the coding sequence ATGCGCTCCTTTTGGTCTGATCCCTATCTGTCGATTCATGCAGCTGGTTTAGCACTGTTGCCGATCAGTCTCGAAGTCTGTGTCTTGGCCATGGCGGCGGGGGAGCCCCAACTCCCCTGGTTGGAATTTCTGTTGATTGCAACAGCGGGGATCGGGCCTGTTTTATGGATGCAGTGGTTCCGCCCCTTCTACATTTTCAGTGTGCTGTTCATTGCCCTGCGCCCCGAAGTGTTAACCCTGGATCAGCGCCGGGTTCTGACCCGAATGAAAGCACCGAACCATCGGGGGTGGGTGGTTCTGGTGGCGATCGCCCTGGGTATGGGGTTATGGCCGCTGTATCGTAGCGCTGCGATCGCTGCTGACCTGACTCCTTTACCCCCAGCATGGCGCATCCTAGGAGTATTCATAGCGGGTTTAGCGTTTCTAGGGAGCAATCTTTTTCTCCAAGTTCCCGTAGCGGTGCTCCGGGTCTTATTGTTGAAAGACACCGAGTTTACAGCGACCCCACCCTATGCCCTCGAACAAATTGCTCAGGACTTTACCATTCCCGGCTGGGGGGTGAATCAGATTGTGCCCCCCTGGACGACTGGCGTTAATGTGCCTGCTGGCATCTTTTCAGCGGCTGAGTCCCAGCCCCAACCCAGTGTTTCAGAATTACCCTCTGCCCAAGAACCAGACTAA